One window of Dendropsophus ebraccatus isolate aDenEbr1 chromosome 13, aDenEbr1.pat, whole genome shotgun sequence genomic DNA carries:
- the LOC138770464 gene encoding olfactory receptor 6N2-like, producing MMTSLNQINQSLNAQFIILGFPDLHGVQGLLFTVLSIIYAFTLSGNVLIITLICTHHHLHVPLYIFVAILSFLEIWYTGVTIPKMLANLLNGKMISYLGCLLQIYFLHCLGITETYLLTAMAYDRYMAICNPLRYPSIMTNGTCFQLAACCWVVGFFGPLTQIILLSRLSFCGSNKIEHIFCDFTPLMRLSCSDTSLNITVDFAINSFLLFLAFICIIMSYIKIISTVLKIKTVEGRKKAFSTCGAHLTVVLLFFGSVGFMYVRLTNDNSANYDRVMAVIYSVLTPMCNPIIYSLRNAEIRAILRKKFIKLS from the coding sequence atgatgaCCAGTCTAAACCAGATAAATCAGTCTCTAAATGCACAATTCATTATCTTAGGCTTTCCGGACCTCCATGGAGTTCAAGGCTTGTTGTTCACCGTCCTGAGTATTATTTATGCCTTCACCCTTAGTGGTAATGTACTAATAATCACCCTTATCTGCACTCATCATCACCTCCATGTTCCGCTCTACATCTTTGTTGCCATACTTTCTTTCCTGGAAATCTGGTACACAGGAGTCACTATTCCAAAGATGCTGGCAAATTTGCTGAATGGGAAGATGATTTCATATCTTGGATGTCTTCTCCAAATCTACTTTCTTCATTGTTTGGGTATAACAGAAACCTATCTTTTAACAGCCATGGCCTACGATCGCTACATGGCCATCTGCAATCCATTAAGATATCCATCCATAATGACAAACGGTACCTGTTTCCAGTTAGCAGCATGTTGTTGGGTTGTAGGCTTCTTTGGACCATTGACTCAGATTATCTTGTTGTCTCGGCTTTCCTTCTGTGGTTCCAACAAGATAGAACATATCTTCTGTGACTTTACTCCACTTATGAGATTGTCGTGTTCTGATACATCACTCAACATCACAGTTGACTTTGCCATAAACTCGTTCCTTCTCTTCTTGGCTTTTATATGCATTATCATGTCCTACATCAAAATCATCTCTACtgttctaaaaataaaaacagtagAAGGCAGGAAAAAAGCTTTTTCTACATGTGGTGCCCACCTTACTGTTGTCCTGCTCTTCTTTGGCAGTGTGGGTTTTATGTATGTCAGACTGACCAACGATAATTCAGCGAACTACGATCGAGTTATGGCTGTAATCTACTCAGTTTTAACCCCAATGTGTAATCCAATCATTTATAGCCTGCGGAATGCTGAAATTAGGGCGATATTGAGAAAGAAGTTTATTAAATTGTCTTAA